Proteins encoded together in one Monomorium pharaonis isolate MP-MQ-018 chromosome 8, ASM1337386v2, whole genome shotgun sequence window:
- the LOC105827813 gene encoding uncharacterized protein LOC105827813 isoform X4: MMLVLLLCIVMKIAEISVGRTSPTARPPSPLPALPPSTCCDRRCGRCSRRHHRHRRQPSYNDNKYIARKLAGEGVTVMMEEPQTPGSDCNSNPATDSIQPDLVSSEFVQDNVEYQWFIDYGYRDGGLHIHPSVLSSLSASYTPKDLGYYDDLARNLDANLAEIDMESFRTADIHTLLTALPVMCTEPVQHSEGEESACSTADTISICKSSLLFSPVKETPMLPPGGSYSVDSLDCEDMLLTCQTNNKNNYTIAFEGSMTMYSDGSQDFENHDKHKTYESTDVFYDKSKDMKAMLDLSMACSDSKIYTTWSNLKHSSMNKVITRHPSGNNNTIPDISQSSANLTLNRMNKRSQSLPDLSRVHEFQHTNIPLNFSVDSAESSNHMQRLHCSSGSAMSRSTNADSSDNGENTSAKKLQNLSLVRLFMKQKSMSVEGMSLTLDQSDSASDNGGWPTSNSGSDSATNTNTLIQRQNGPDNICERRVPENDFSINWIKRDIINNCDVESQRDSLNVLKCTIRNKDDKVEMTSSASVEELSESMSKSDCTNDQRSFDINSTFEQKNGWAGLIEKKHPICRTTGIQANTEMEDNAVQTSLIFTALKEKHGPLFQETTVNKKPVYVVYPNYTLPDLSFLKIRDTNIDNIALKPHTFDKNKMEWKRTARSSRPFSCNDIDALRQRGFAHIKDWESLTFLLPYEYKKILHDVPEVSRYININEEVKRPLFCLSPPMRHRTRPISEIIPNNTSSTSSTATQPSSGYRGSSTILTDSSTNQQPLSNNAINPLYLYRYDSISSEASLLNNDKKMHRLNQTRQACPSLPKRSVSLPQNEGEVDFNNSRVPPRPPLPRSILRKNKVLASKRYSMFEMGDVGEQSEESVEVNKRMSLQEPYYMNNDLQLLCRERTIDSEKDVDETEAERYFKEKLNDITNNANTESETSQHSEDDIRQLEEYLKRSAISSQSSDGDIDNAEVKVRSYVRKFLALRMNKEPLIKNIDMGESQRKTVSFAVHQRKKHLDAKLNNLNVVVNEQNHEQVTEDRLMELEEKKKMVLSVNKAVDLLLKYWNADSNHSRPNYNERNECAQICLSNLCPALYAIMSDGLKPHLNSTFGPITNSVWQVVEASSQQGPLTKTLNELVQRINGEDVITEGMLKFHAFVFGLLNLRALDAWFAYLCTRESILRKHYSNNSLFVAALANTNVREVVDSLLYILNPLAFCPFHLDLLYQYRQLQNSFGNVNNHTVNVMSFRNADLTMKNIEGEETEFSGMVPSPKKTRPKSCIGYNMDDKCNIMHKGDLQKAKKRFSAINPKTFYALDKLTSEDSEDYTDSLEHSPLNKKASKQQPQSKLFNTDAKPNDDDGVSGETKFKKLQEKWELMIGKEVGSKAQPAVMTPSSPVRTFGALGKSKIPRLLTSPVKQSNTTNVVGKSSKSPLSPGISSLKKPTNLLTTKTTLKKPTDTKARDVTRRTSRVDQDTLGVTRTHTARPSSLPYKSHGVTLSDKNLASPHRRAVSTSLPRPTVTTVSKTPVSKHSHKEVRTLTHRAPSDSGHLSFAEGERLKVILEVDNKWLLCAKGDRRGLVPRACVRSIQT, translated from the exons ATGATGTTAGTGCTGCTGCTGTGCATCGTCATGAAGATAGCAGAGATCTCCGTGGGCCGGACGAGTCCCACGGCGcggccgccgtcgccgctgcCGGCGCTGCCACCATCCACTTGCTGCGACAGGCGGTGCGGCCGGTGCAGCAGGCGACACCATAGGCACCGTCGCCAACCGTCCTACAACGATAATAAGTACATCGCGCGAAAAC TCGCAGGAGAAGGCGTAACAGTAATGATGGAGGAGCCACAGACTCCAGGTTCGGATTGCAATTCCAATCCGGCGACGGATTCCATCCAGCCGGATTTGGTCAGTTCGGAGTTTGTTCAGGACAACGTTGAGTATCAATGGTTCATTGATTATGG ATACAGAGATGGAGGTCTGCATATCCATCCTAGTGTTCTCTCGTCACTTTCTGCCTCCTATACTCCCAAGGATCTGGGTTATTATGATGATCTTGCTCGCAATTTGGATGCTAATCTGGCAGAGATTGACATGGAGAGCTTTCGCACGGCAGATATACATACTCTCCTTACCGCGTTGCCTGTTATGTGCACAGAACCAGTTCAGCATTCCGAA gGAGAAGAATCTGCGTGTTCCACCGCTGATACGATATCCATATGCAAATCGTCATTGTTATTTTCTCCAGTAAAGGAGACCCCAATGTTACCACCGGGTGGTAGTTACAGCGTAGATTCGCTGGATTGCGAAGATATGTTACTCACCTGTCAAacgaataacaaaaataattataccatCGCCTTTGAGGGCAGTATGACTATGTACTCAGATGGCTCTCAAGATTTTGAAAATCATG ATAAACACAAGACGTATGAATCAACAGatgtattttatgataaatcgaAAGACATGAAAGCTATGCTGGATCTGTCAATGGCATGTTCAGACTCGAAGATATATACAACATGGAGCAATCTAAAACATTCCTCTATGAACAAAGTAATAACTCGTCATCCTTCCGGTAACAATAACACTATACCAGATATCTCGCAGAGTAGTGCTAATCTGACACTCAATAGGATGAATAAGCGGAGTCAAAGTTTACCGGATCTGTCTCGCGTTCATGAATTCCAGCATACTAATATACCTCTTAATTTTAGT gttGATTCCGCTGAATCAAGCAATCATATGCAGCGTTTGCACTGCAGTTCTGGATCTGCGATGAGTCGTTCGACAAACGCGGACAGTTCGGATAATGGTGAAAATACGAGTGCAAAGAAGTTGCAAAACTTAAGTCTCGTTCGACTGTTTATGAAACAAAAAAGCATGAGCGTAGAGGGAATGAGTCTTACTTTGGATCAGTCAGATTCCGCTAGTGACAATGGTGGATGGCCCACCAGTAACAGCGGCAGCGACAGTGCAACTAACACAAATACTCTGATACAACGGCAAAACGGTCCGGATAATATCTGTGAGCGTCGCGTACCCGAAAAcgatttttctataaattggATCAAGCGCGACATAATCAATAATTGTGACGTGGAAAGTCAGAGAGACAGCttgaatgttttaaaatgtacaatacGGAACAAAGATGATAAAGTCGAAATGACATCATCCGCGTCGGTAGAAGAACTTTCGGAGAGTATGTCCAAGTCTGATTGCACGAACGACCAGCGAAGCTTCGACATTAACAGTACCTTTGAACAAAAAAACGGCTGGGCTGGTTTAATAGAGAAGAAACATCCGATCTGTCGAACAACTGGTATACAAGCGAACACAGAAATGGAGGATAACGCAGTTCAAACTTCCTTAATTTTCACTGCGTTGAAAGAGAAACATGGTCCTCTCTTTCAAGAAACAACAGTCAATAAGAAGCCCGTGTACGTTGTGTATCCTAATTATACATTGCCTGACTTATCGTTTCTCAAGATTAGGGATACGAACATTGATAATATCGCACTGAAACCGCACACATTtgacaaaaacaaaatggaaTGGAAACGCACCGCTCGTTCCAGCCGACCGTTTTCATGTAACGATATCGACGCTCTACGACAACGTGGATTTGCGCATATAAAGGATTGGGAGTCGCTGACGTTCCTCCTGCCATACGAATACAAAAAGATCTTGCACGATGTACCAGAAGTATCGAGATACATCAATATTAATGAGGAAGTCAAGCGACCCTTGTTCTGCTTGTCTCCACCGATGCGTCATAGGACACGACCGATCAGCGAAATTATACCAAATAATACTTCGTCAACGAGTAGCACCGCGACGCAACCATCTTCCGGGTACAGAGGCTCGTCGACGATTTTAACTGACTCTTCGACGAATCAGCAGCCATTGTCGAATAACGCGATTAATCCATTGTATTTATATCGCTATGACAGTATTAGCTCGGAGGCCAGTTTGTTGAATAACGACAAGAAGATGCACAGGCTGAATCAAACGAGGCAAGCGTGTCCATCTCTTCCTAAACGATCTGTATCATTGCCGCAAAACGAAGGCGAAGTTGATTTTAACAATAGCAGAGTACCGCCACGACCGCCGTTACCGAGGAGTATTTTGCGGAAGAACAAGGTTCTTGCAAGTAAACGATACAGCATGTTCGAGATGGGAGATGTAGGCGAACAATCGGAAGAATCTGTGGAAGTAAACAAGAGAATGTCTTTGCAAGAGCCATACTATATGAATAATGATTTGCAGTTATTATGTCGCGAAAGAACGATTGATTCGGAGAAGGATGTTGACGAGACGGAAGCGGAGAGATATTTTAAAG AAAAATTGAACGATATTACGAATAACGCGAATACGGAGTCAGAAACTTCTCAACACAGCGAAGATGACATCAGGCAATTAGAAGAGTATTTGAAACGCAGTGCAATCTCATCGCAAAGCAGCGATGGAGATATCGATAATGCTGAAGTTAAAGTGAGATCATACGTAAGGAAATTTTTAGCTTTGAGAATGAACAAGGAGCcactcattaaaaatattgacatggGAGAGTCGCAAAGAAAAACAGTCAGCTTTGCCGTTCaccaaagaaaaaaacatctGGACGCTAAG ctaaataatttaaatgtcgTCGTAAATGAACAAAATCACGAACAGGTGACTGAGGACAGATTGATGGAgttagaagagaaaaaaa AAATGGTGTTGTCTGTAAATAAAGCAGTGGatcttttattgaaatattggaACGCCGATTCCAATCATAGTCGTCCGAATTATAACGAAAGGAATGAGTGTGCACAGATTTGCTTGAGTAACTTGTGCCCAGCTTTATACGCTATTATGTCAGATGGTTTGAAACCTCATTTGAATTCAACTTTCGGACCAATTACTAATAGCGTTTGGCAAGTTGTCGAAGCAAGTTCTCAACAAGGACCTCTTACGAAGACGTTGAACGAATTGGTGCAGAGAATTAATGGCGAAGATGTTATTACAGAAGGGATGTTAAAATTCCACGCATTTGTATTTGGTTTGTTAAA tttaagAGCTCTGGATGCATGGTTTGCGTATTTATGCACACGTGAATCAATTTTACGGAAACATTACAGTAACAACAGCTTATTCGTCGCAGCTTTGGCCAATACCAATGTCCGTGAAGTAGTTGATTCATTGTTATACATTCTGAATCCGCTTGCATTCTGTCCATTTCATTTGGATCTTCTGTATCAGTATCGTCAATTGCAAAACAGTTTTGGAAATGTGAATAATCATACCGTGAAT gTCATGAGTTTTAGAAACGCCGATTTGACTATGAAAAATATCGAGGGTGAGGAAACAGAATTTTCCGGGATGGTTCCCAGTCCGAAAAAGACACGACCAAAGTCTTGTATCGGTTACAACATGGATGATAAATGCAACATTATGCATAAGGGTGATCTTCAGAAGGCGAAGAAACGTTTCAGTGCCATAAATCCAAAGACTTTCTATGCATTGGACAAATTGACTTCTGAGGATTCCGAAGATTATACGGATAGTCTGGAACATTCCCCTTTAAATAAGAAGGCAAGCAAGCAGCAACCGCAATCTAAACTTTTCAATACCGATGCTAAACCGAATGACGATGACGGCGTCTCCGGCGAAACAAAGTTCAAAAAACTGCAAGAAAAATGGGAATTGATGATTGGTAAAGAAGTAGGCAGTAAAGCTCAACCCGCCGTGATGACTCCTTCTTCGCCGGTACGGACATTTGGAGCATTAGGGAAGTCCAAGATACCTAGACTACTCACATCACCAGTGAAACAGTCCAATACGACGAATGTTGTTGGGAAATCGTCAAAATCACCTTTATCCCCGGGAATTTCTTCGTTAAAGAAACCCACGAATCTCCTTACGACAAAAACAACTCTGAAGAAACCTACGGATACGAAAGCAAGAGATGTGACGCGCCGTACTAGTCGCGTCGATCAGGATACTTTAGGTGTGACGCGAACTCACACTGCACGCCCAAGTTCTTTACCATACAAATCGCACGGAGTAACGTTGAGTGACAAGAATCTAGCCTCGCCTCACAGACGAGCCGTTTCGACCTCTCTACCGCGACCGACTGTTACTACTGTTTCGAAAACGCCAGTTTCGAAACATTCACACAA AGAAGTCCGTACCCTCACTCACAGGGCACCGTCAGATAGCGGTCACCTCTCATTCGCAGAGGGGGAGAGACTGAAAGTAATATTGGAAGTGGATAATAAATGGTTACTGTGCGCGAAAGGTGATCGAAGAGGTTTGGTACCACGAGCGTGTGTACGCAGCATTCAAACTTAG
- the LOC105827813 gene encoding uncharacterized protein LOC105827813 isoform X6, whose amino-acid sequence MMEEPQTPGSDCNSNPATDSIQPDLVSSEFVQDNVEYQWFIDYGYRDGGLHIHPSVLSSLSASYTPKDLGYYDDLARNLDANLAEIDMESFRTADIHTLLTALPVMCTEPVQHSEFNYQREQYASISGSVMEKLDIGSSISPHTSSQGEESACSTADTISICKSSLLFSPVKETPMLPPGGSYSVDSLDCEDMLLTCQTNNKNNYTIAFEGSMTMYSDGSQDFENHDKHKTYESTDVFYDKSKDMKAMLDLSMACSDSKIYTTWSNLKHSSMNKVITRHPSGNNNTIPDISQSSANLTLNRMNKRSQSLPDLSRVHEFQHTNIPLNFSVDSAESSNHMQRLHCSSGSAMSRSTNADSSDNGENTSAKKLQNLSLVRLFMKQKSMSVEGMSLTLDQSDSASDNGGWPTSNSGSDSATNTNTLIQRQNGPDNICERRVPENDFSINWIKRDIINNCDVESQRDSLNVLKCTIRNKDDKVEMTSSASVEELSESMSKSDCTNDQRSFDINSTFEQKNGWAGLIEKKHPICRTTGIQANTEMEDNAVQTSLIFTALKEKHGPLFQETTVNKKPVYVVYPNYTLPDLSFLKIRDTNIDNIALKPHTFDKNKMEWKRTARSSRPFSCNDIDALRQRGFAHIKDWESLTFLLPYEYKKILHDVPEVSRYININEEVKRPLFCLSPPMRHRTRPISEIIPNNTSSTSSTATQPSSGYRGSSTILTDSSTNQQPLSNNAINPLYLYRYDSISSEASLLNNDKKMHRLNQTRQACPSLPKRSVSLPQNEGEVDFNNSRVPPRPPLPRSILRKNKVLASKRYSMFEMGDVGEQSEESVEVNKRMSLQEPYYMNNDLQLLCRERTIDSEKDVDETEAERYFKEKLNDITNNANTESETSQHSEDDIRQLEEYLKRSAISSQSSDGDIDNAEVKVRSYVRKFLALRMNKEPLIKNIDMGESQRKTVSFAVHQRKKHLDAKLNNLNVVVNEQNHEQVTEDRLMELEEKKKMVLSVNKAVDLLLKYWNADSNHSRPNYNERNECAQICLSNLCPALYAIMSDGLKPHLNSTFGPITNSVWQVVEASSQQGPLTKTLNELVQRINGEDVITEGMLKFHAFVFGLLNLRALDAWFAYLCTRESILRKHYSNNSLFVAALANTNVREVVDSLLYILNPLAFCPFHLDLLYQYRQLQNSFGNVNNHTVNVMSFRNADLTMKNIEGEETEFSGMVPSPKKTRPKSCIGYNMDDKCNIMHKGDLQKAKKRFSAINPKTFYALDKLTSEDSEDYTDSLEHSPLNKKASKQQPQSKLFNTDAKPNDDDGVSGETKFKKLQEKWELMIGKEVGSKAQPAVMTPSSPVRTFGALGKSKIPRLLTSPVKQSNTTNVVGKSSKSPLSPGISSLKKPTNLLTTKTTLKKPTDTKARDVTRRTSRVDQDTLGVTRTHTARPSSLPYKSHGVTLSDKNLASPHRRAVSTSLPRPTVTTVSKTPVSKHSHKEVRTLTHRAPSDSGHLSFAEGERLKVILEVDNKWLLCAKGDRRGLVPRACVRSIQT is encoded by the exons ATGATGGAGGAGCCACAGACTCCAGGTTCGGATTGCAATTCCAATCCGGCGACGGATTCCATCCAGCCGGATTTGGTCAGTTCGGAGTTTGTTCAGGACAACGTTGAGTATCAATGGTTCATTGATTATGG ATACAGAGATGGAGGTCTGCATATCCATCCTAGTGTTCTCTCGTCACTTTCTGCCTCCTATACTCCCAAGGATCTGGGTTATTATGATGATCTTGCTCGCAATTTGGATGCTAATCTGGCAGAGATTGACATGGAGAGCTTTCGCACGGCAGATATACATACTCTCCTTACCGCGTTGCCTGTTATGTGCACAGAACCAGTTCAGCATTCCGAA TTTAACTATCAAAGGGAACAGTATGCCAGTATATCTGGATCTGTCATGGAAAAACTTGACATCGGTTCCTCCATCAGCCCTCATACCAGTAGTCAG gGAGAAGAATCTGCGTGTTCCACCGCTGATACGATATCCATATGCAAATCGTCATTGTTATTTTCTCCAGTAAAGGAGACCCCAATGTTACCACCGGGTGGTAGTTACAGCGTAGATTCGCTGGATTGCGAAGATATGTTACTCACCTGTCAAacgaataacaaaaataattataccatCGCCTTTGAGGGCAGTATGACTATGTACTCAGATGGCTCTCAAGATTTTGAAAATCATG ATAAACACAAGACGTATGAATCAACAGatgtattttatgataaatcgaAAGACATGAAAGCTATGCTGGATCTGTCAATGGCATGTTCAGACTCGAAGATATATACAACATGGAGCAATCTAAAACATTCCTCTATGAACAAAGTAATAACTCGTCATCCTTCCGGTAACAATAACACTATACCAGATATCTCGCAGAGTAGTGCTAATCTGACACTCAATAGGATGAATAAGCGGAGTCAAAGTTTACCGGATCTGTCTCGCGTTCATGAATTCCAGCATACTAATATACCTCTTAATTTTAGT gttGATTCCGCTGAATCAAGCAATCATATGCAGCGTTTGCACTGCAGTTCTGGATCTGCGATGAGTCGTTCGACAAACGCGGACAGTTCGGATAATGGTGAAAATACGAGTGCAAAGAAGTTGCAAAACTTAAGTCTCGTTCGACTGTTTATGAAACAAAAAAGCATGAGCGTAGAGGGAATGAGTCTTACTTTGGATCAGTCAGATTCCGCTAGTGACAATGGTGGATGGCCCACCAGTAACAGCGGCAGCGACAGTGCAACTAACACAAATACTCTGATACAACGGCAAAACGGTCCGGATAATATCTGTGAGCGTCGCGTACCCGAAAAcgatttttctataaattggATCAAGCGCGACATAATCAATAATTGTGACGTGGAAAGTCAGAGAGACAGCttgaatgttttaaaatgtacaatacGGAACAAAGATGATAAAGTCGAAATGACATCATCCGCGTCGGTAGAAGAACTTTCGGAGAGTATGTCCAAGTCTGATTGCACGAACGACCAGCGAAGCTTCGACATTAACAGTACCTTTGAACAAAAAAACGGCTGGGCTGGTTTAATAGAGAAGAAACATCCGATCTGTCGAACAACTGGTATACAAGCGAACACAGAAATGGAGGATAACGCAGTTCAAACTTCCTTAATTTTCACTGCGTTGAAAGAGAAACATGGTCCTCTCTTTCAAGAAACAACAGTCAATAAGAAGCCCGTGTACGTTGTGTATCCTAATTATACATTGCCTGACTTATCGTTTCTCAAGATTAGGGATACGAACATTGATAATATCGCACTGAAACCGCACACATTtgacaaaaacaaaatggaaTGGAAACGCACCGCTCGTTCCAGCCGACCGTTTTCATGTAACGATATCGACGCTCTACGACAACGTGGATTTGCGCATATAAAGGATTGGGAGTCGCTGACGTTCCTCCTGCCATACGAATACAAAAAGATCTTGCACGATGTACCAGAAGTATCGAGATACATCAATATTAATGAGGAAGTCAAGCGACCCTTGTTCTGCTTGTCTCCACCGATGCGTCATAGGACACGACCGATCAGCGAAATTATACCAAATAATACTTCGTCAACGAGTAGCACCGCGACGCAACCATCTTCCGGGTACAGAGGCTCGTCGACGATTTTAACTGACTCTTCGACGAATCAGCAGCCATTGTCGAATAACGCGATTAATCCATTGTATTTATATCGCTATGACAGTATTAGCTCGGAGGCCAGTTTGTTGAATAACGACAAGAAGATGCACAGGCTGAATCAAACGAGGCAAGCGTGTCCATCTCTTCCTAAACGATCTGTATCATTGCCGCAAAACGAAGGCGAAGTTGATTTTAACAATAGCAGAGTACCGCCACGACCGCCGTTACCGAGGAGTATTTTGCGGAAGAACAAGGTTCTTGCAAGTAAACGATACAGCATGTTCGAGATGGGAGATGTAGGCGAACAATCGGAAGAATCTGTGGAAGTAAACAAGAGAATGTCTTTGCAAGAGCCATACTATATGAATAATGATTTGCAGTTATTATGTCGCGAAAGAACGATTGATTCGGAGAAGGATGTTGACGAGACGGAAGCGGAGAGATATTTTAAAG AAAAATTGAACGATATTACGAATAACGCGAATACGGAGTCAGAAACTTCTCAACACAGCGAAGATGACATCAGGCAATTAGAAGAGTATTTGAAACGCAGTGCAATCTCATCGCAAAGCAGCGATGGAGATATCGATAATGCTGAAGTTAAAGTGAGATCATACGTAAGGAAATTTTTAGCTTTGAGAATGAACAAGGAGCcactcattaaaaatattgacatggGAGAGTCGCAAAGAAAAACAGTCAGCTTTGCCGTTCaccaaagaaaaaaacatctGGACGCTAAG ctaaataatttaaatgtcgTCGTAAATGAACAAAATCACGAACAGGTGACTGAGGACAGATTGATGGAgttagaagagaaaaaaa AAATGGTGTTGTCTGTAAATAAAGCAGTGGatcttttattgaaatattggaACGCCGATTCCAATCATAGTCGTCCGAATTATAACGAAAGGAATGAGTGTGCACAGATTTGCTTGAGTAACTTGTGCCCAGCTTTATACGCTATTATGTCAGATGGTTTGAAACCTCATTTGAATTCAACTTTCGGACCAATTACTAATAGCGTTTGGCAAGTTGTCGAAGCAAGTTCTCAACAAGGACCTCTTACGAAGACGTTGAACGAATTGGTGCAGAGAATTAATGGCGAAGATGTTATTACAGAAGGGATGTTAAAATTCCACGCATTTGTATTTGGTTTGTTAAA tttaagAGCTCTGGATGCATGGTTTGCGTATTTATGCACACGTGAATCAATTTTACGGAAACATTACAGTAACAACAGCTTATTCGTCGCAGCTTTGGCCAATACCAATGTCCGTGAAGTAGTTGATTCATTGTTATACATTCTGAATCCGCTTGCATTCTGTCCATTTCATTTGGATCTTCTGTATCAGTATCGTCAATTGCAAAACAGTTTTGGAAATGTGAATAATCATACCGTGAAT gTCATGAGTTTTAGAAACGCCGATTTGACTATGAAAAATATCGAGGGTGAGGAAACAGAATTTTCCGGGATGGTTCCCAGTCCGAAAAAGACACGACCAAAGTCTTGTATCGGTTACAACATGGATGATAAATGCAACATTATGCATAAGGGTGATCTTCAGAAGGCGAAGAAACGTTTCAGTGCCATAAATCCAAAGACTTTCTATGCATTGGACAAATTGACTTCTGAGGATTCCGAAGATTATACGGATAGTCTGGAACATTCCCCTTTAAATAAGAAGGCAAGCAAGCAGCAACCGCAATCTAAACTTTTCAATACCGATGCTAAACCGAATGACGATGACGGCGTCTCCGGCGAAACAAAGTTCAAAAAACTGCAAGAAAAATGGGAATTGATGATTGGTAAAGAAGTAGGCAGTAAAGCTCAACCCGCCGTGATGACTCCTTCTTCGCCGGTACGGACATTTGGAGCATTAGGGAAGTCCAAGATACCTAGACTACTCACATCACCAGTGAAACAGTCCAATACGACGAATGTTGTTGGGAAATCGTCAAAATCACCTTTATCCCCGGGAATTTCTTCGTTAAAGAAACCCACGAATCTCCTTACGACAAAAACAACTCTGAAGAAACCTACGGATACGAAAGCAAGAGATGTGACGCGCCGTACTAGTCGCGTCGATCAGGATACTTTAGGTGTGACGCGAACTCACACTGCACGCCCAAGTTCTTTACCATACAAATCGCACGGAGTAACGTTGAGTGACAAGAATCTAGCCTCGCCTCACAGACGAGCCGTTTCGACCTCTCTACCGCGACCGACTGTTACTACTGTTTCGAAAACGCCAGTTTCGAAACATTCACACAA AGAAGTCCGTACCCTCACTCACAGGGCACCGTCAGATAGCGGTCACCTCTCATTCGCAGAGGGGGAGAGACTGAAAGTAATATTGGAAGTGGATAATAAATGGTTACTGTGCGCGAAAGGTGATCGAAGAGGTTTGGTACCACGAGCGTGTGTACGCAGCATTCAAACTTAG